Genomic window (Egicoccus halophilus):
AGCTGTCCACCGGTCGGGCCGCCGTCGACGACACCCTCGACGAGCAGGGGTTCGAGGTTCGCCCGGGCGGTGTAGAGCGCGGCGGTCAGGCCGGCGGGACCGGACCCGATGATCACGACGTCGTGGACGCGCGTGTCGTCGTCGGAGGCGAGGCGGTCGATCTCGGACATGCGGGCACCACCTGGAGCGGTCGGGCACGGTCGGGGCGAGCGAGGTCGTGCGTCGTGTGGAGACGCGTCGGGCGTCGTCCGGGAGCCTAAACGGCCGGACCCGGATCTGGCATTCCCGGATCGGCGGGCGGTTGCCTACCCTGCCGGCCGTGGACGCCGTGACCTGCCCCCGCCATCCCGACGTCGAGACGCGGTTGTCGTGCTCGGCGTGCGACACGCCGATCTGTGCCGGCTGCGGTGTCGAGGCAGCCGTGGGCTACCAGTGCCCGGACTGTGCTCGGCAGCGTGGCGGTGACACGGCTCCGGACCGTCGTCGTGCACCGGGTCGCGACCGTCGTCGTCCCGGCGACGGGTCGCCGTCCGGTCCCCGGCTGCCGGCCGGCACGCTGGCCCGCGCCGTGGCGATCGGTCTCGCGGCCGCGGTGGCCGGAGGGCTGCTGCTCGGTCCCATCCTGCTCGGTGGGGCGTTCTTCCTGATCTCGGCCGGTGTCATCGGTTGGTGCGTCGCCCGGGCGGTCTACTGGGCCACCGAGGAGGCCAACTCCCCGTTCGTCCGGGCCTGGGCGTTGACGGCGGCGGGGTTCAGCGTCGCGGTGGGGTTGGTCACCGCGAGCGCCCCAGGGACGGCCGCGAGCGAACTTGCCTACCTCGCCTTCCCCGCCGCGATGTACGGCGGATGGATCGTGGTCCGACAGCGGTGAGACCGCAGGCGCCGGGCCGCTCGGTCCGGTCCGCGTCCGTGCGCCCCGCCCGCTGCGGCCCGGGCGGGTCGGGTGGTCACTCCGCGATGGCGAGCACGTCACAGGTGTCGGCGGCGAGGGCCACGACCAGGGGACGCTCGTGGCGTCCGCTGGCGGGGTCGAGGGTGACGCCGGCGATCACGACCGCCGATCGGCCGTCGAGCGTGCCGACGTCGACGTAGGCCGGGATCGCGTCCGGTACGGCCTGGGCCAGCTGCGGCACGCAGCGACCGGCGGCGTCGAGCGTGGTGCCGTCGACCGGACCGACGACGGCGATCGGCACCTCGGCCGCGTCCGGCGCGGCGTACGCCTCGGTCCACACGGTCGCGAGCCGCGCGCCGGCGCCGGCGTCGAGTGCGCGAGCGGCGAGGACGGCGACCTCCGGGACGGCGGCGAGCTCCGGCAGCTCGGCGCGTCCGTAGGTCCCCCCCGCGGTCAACGTCGGGAGCTCGCCGGGCGCCGTGCCCGTGGTCGCCTCCTCGGTCGCGTCGGCGGCCCCCGCGCCGGCCGCGTCACCGGCCCGCTCCTGCGGAGGCGCGTCGGCCGCCGCGTCGGCGGACTCCTCCTCGGGGGCGTCGGCGTCGTCCGCCGCGGGCGCGTCCTCGGCCGGGGCCTCCATCGTGGCGATCCCGTCCTCGGTCGCGTCCAACTCGGTGGTCTCCTCCGGCAGTGCGAGGTCGGTGGCGGCGGTGTCGCCCCCGCCGGCACCGAGACCGGCCAGTCCGGCGACCCCGGCCACGACCACCACCGCGGCGGCGACCCCGGCCACGGCGGTCCACCGCGACGCCGATCGGCGGGCGGCGAGCTCGTCGCGGCGTCCGAGCTGCGCCTCTGCGCCGGCCCGGGGATCGGGCGCGGACCGGTCGACGGGCGGGGTGAGGACGGCGTCGAGCTCGGGAGCGAGCCGGGCACGCAGTCGGTCCTCGAAACCCTCGGGAAGTGCGGTTGCGGGCAGCGCCGCCAACGCCGCGTCCGCGCGTCGCGCCGCGTTGAGCTGCGCGCGCAGCGCGGCGTCCCGGGCGAGTTCCGCCTCGAAGGCGGCGCGCTCGTCCGGGGTCGACGCGTCCGACAGGTAGTCGGCGATGCGCTGGGCGGGATCCACGGGGAGGTTCGTTCCTGGGGGTGATCGGCGCGTTCGTCGCCGGCCGGGCACACGGCCACTGGTCGGCACCCTGGGGCGCGGTGGGACGTTGCGAGGCCTCCGGGGGTTGCACGACGGGCGCGTCGTGCGCGGCCGGGAGACGCAGCCGGGCGGGACGGTGAAGCAGCGGTGGTCAGGCCGGAGGGCCGCGCGTCTGCAGGTCCGACGCGGGGGGACGTCGGTCGGCGGGTGCGTCGTCCGCAGCGCGGGCGGCGGGTGAGCGCGGGTCGGGCTCCTCGCGCAACAGTTCGCCGAGACGGACCCGGGCGCGCGAGACCCGGCTCTTGACCGTGCCCACGGGCAGGTCCGCGGCCGCGGCCGCCTCGGCGTAGGTCAGGCCCTCCACGGCGACCAGCAGCAGCAACCGGCGCGAGGTCGCGTCGAGCTCGGCCAGCGCGGTCTGCAGGGTCGAGGCGGTCTCGCGGGCCGTGAGCACGTCCTCGGCCGCCCGGTCGCCGCCGACGGCCGCGACGTCGTCGACCGGGGTCGAGGGGCGCCGGGCGTCGTAGCGCACGTGGTCGGTGCACACGTTGCGGGCCACACGGTAGAGCCAGGTCGACAGCTTCGCGTCGCCGCGGAAACCGGCCGCTCCCCGGGCGAGCCGCACGAAGGTCTCCTGGGCGGCGTCCTCGGCGTCCGAGGGAGCACCGAGCACCTGCAGGCACACCGCGAACACGCGCCGCTGGTAGCGGTGGACCAGTTCGGTGAACGCGGCCTCGCGCGGGCCCGCGGGCAGCGCCGCGTCGTTGAAGCGGGCGAGCACGGCCTCGTCGCTGTGCTCCGCCAACGGTCCGTTCATGGCCGGGTCACGACGGGCCGAGGAACTGGACCTCGGAGATCTCGGCGGTGAACTGGCCACTGGCGTTCGGTGACAGTCCCGTGATCCACAGCAGCCAGTACCGCTCGTTGGTGGGCGAGAGCTGGAAGGGCTGGGAGGCGCGGATGTCCGCCTGCGCCGCGCGGTAGTTCCCCCAGGCGGTCGGCCCCTGCTCGAGGGGCGGCAGCTCGGCGGCGGCGTACAGCTCCACGTCCACACCGCCACGTACCAGTTGCACCACGACGTTGCGGACCTCCACCGGCTCGCCGAGGTCGATGACGAGCCCGACGCCCTCCTTGAGCCCTTCGAAGCCCTCGTCGGCGTAGGTGGACGTGCTCCAGGCCGTCTGCAGGTCCCCGTCGATCGCGCGCGACGCCTCACCGGCGTTGTCGCCGGCACCGGGCGAGGACGGGTCGAGCACGACCGCGGACGTCGGACGCCACTCGACCGCGGCGGCCGTCTCCGGGCGCTCGCCGCCGCGCAGGGAGAGCGCCACGAACACGGCCACCAGGGTCAGCACGACGCTCGTGGTGACGGCGGTCGCCAGCCGGGTGGCGTACTCGCGGCGGGTTCCCGGGATCGGCCCGGAGAACCGGTGGTCGTCGGGGAGCGGATCGCTGGGTTCGCGGCCCTGCGCGTCGGCGAGCAGGCCGGCGGTCACCTCGCTGGGCTTGACCGGGACGAGCTCGCCGAGCGCCGCCGCCATCGTGGCCCCGTCGTCGTAGCGCTCGACGCGGTCGCGGCGGGTGGCGCGCACGACGACGTCGTCGAGGCCGCGGGGTACGTCGGCCACCAGCTGCCGGGGTGGCATCAGCTCGTAGCTCAGGCGCATGGCGGCGGTCGCCGTCGGGGTGTCACCGCTGAAGGCGGGGCGCCCGGTCAGGCACTCGTAGAGGACGACGCCGAGCGCGTAGATGTCCGCGCGGGCGTCGACGTTGGCGTCCTCGAGTTGCTCGGGCGCGACGTAGGCGGCCGTGCCGACCACGGTCCCGGGGCTCGTCAGCGTGGCGTCCGCGCCCGAGAGCGCCTTGGCGATGCCGAAGTCGGTCACCTTCACGGTGCCGTCGGAGGCCAGCAGGATGTTGGCCGGCTTGACGTCGCGGTGCACGAGGCCGTGCGCGTGGGCCTCCCCGAGTGCGGCCGCGACCTGTTCACCGATGGCGGCCACCACGAGCGGGTCGAGCCGGCCGTGGTCGCGGAGCACGTCGCGCAGACTCGGTCCGTCGACGTGCTCCATCACGAGATAGACGAGCTCGTCGTCGCGGCCGGTGTCGTAGATCCGCACGGCGTTGGGGTGGTTGAGCTGCGCCGCGGCGCGGGACTCGCGTTCGAAGCGCTCGACGACGGTGGGGTCGGTCGCGTGGTGGGGATGCAGGAGCTTGATGGCCACCGAACGGGACAGGTTCTCGTCGAAGGCGCGCCAGACGATGGCGGCCCCGCCGGAGGCGATGGGCTCCTCGAGGTGGTAGCGGCCACCCACGTGGGACCGGTCCGGCCACGGCCGGTGCTCGCCCGGTGCGACGACACCCCCACCGTTGGTGGCCACCGCCCGGACGTCGTCGAACGACGCCGCGCCCGTCACCGTGGGCGCGTCGCCGTCCTCGTGCGTCGCCGGGTCGGCGCGCTCCGGTCGTTGCTGCTGAACCACGTACCCCTCGTTGTGGCGGTGCGGCCCCAGGTCTGGCAGTTCACGGTCTGCGGATGCACGGATCCACACCGTGCTGGTTCCACCGGTGGCTGACCACCGGTGCGGATCTTCAGGTTCCCACCAGAATCGCCTGGTGGGCGGTCAACTGTACGCGTCCGCCCCGCGGCGGCGTCGAGCGGTGTGCGGCCAGGGCTGTGGCGTCAGGTGCCGACCGCCGGTTCCGACCGCGCACGAAGTATCCCCGCCGACGCGGACCTCCGACCGATCTGTCCCCCCGTGTGCGCTCATCGCCCGTCATGTGCGCTCGCCGTGCTTCACGGGATCCGGAGGAGGCTCGACCACCGCCAGACGTGGCGGTCGCGGGCGGCGTCGCCGGAGCGCCCCGGCCAGGAGCAGCAGCAGGACGGCCCCACCCGTCGCCGCCAGGGCAGGACCCGAGATGGCGGCGGAACGCACCGAGAGGGTGGTGCGCTCCAGCGTGTGGGTCCCGGTCGGGTCGGTGACCCGCACGGCCACGCTGAACGTGCCGGTCGACAGCGCCCGGGTGGCGAACGACACCGTCTGCGCGGCGCCCTCGGTCAGTTCGATGACCTCCGAGCGTTGCCCGTCGGGCCACACCAGTCGCCCCTGCGAAGCCACCTCGACCCGGACGGCGATCGGACCCCCCCGCGTGCGCTGCAGGGTCACCGGGATCTGCCCCGTGTCGGAGGTCAGCGTCACGCGCGAGCCGCTGGCCACGACCACGTCGCCGAAGGTCTCCTCGATCGTGCGTCGGACGTCGCGGACCAGCGCTTCACCGGCGGTGCCCCCGTTGTCGAGGTTGGTGGCCGACGTGGAACGCAACAGCACGTCGTGCAGTTCGGACGGCGTCCGACCGTCCGCGGTGTCGGCGTCGTCGGGCAGGGCCGTCTCCAGGGCCGAGAGTTCGGCGACTGTCTCGGAAAGCGAGGCCGCCAGCGCGGGATCCAGCGACACCGCGGTCGTGCCGTGCAGTCGGACCGGGGTGGCGGCCTGACGGCCCAGCGCGGCCTGGTGCCCGGGGCTCGTCAGCTGCGCCCACGGCGCGGTCTCGAGCGCGTCGAGCAGGCGCTCGGCGGTCTCCGCGCTCGGTGCCCAGTCGTCGGGCGGGAGCAGCAGCAGGCTGCGCCCGGTGGCGCCGGGTGCCTGGAACCAGGCCTGGGCCGTCTCGGCGAGGATGCGCTGCGCGTCGACGACCGGTCCCGCCCCCGAGGGTGGCGACGCGAGCCAGGCGCCGATCTGACGGTCGGCCACGATGGCCGTGAACAGGCGCCCCGAGTTCGACCGCAGCGGCGCGAGGGCGGTCACCTCCTCGCCGGTGCGGTCCGCCACCGCCGAGGTCGGCACCAGCACCTGGTCACCAGGCACGAGGTCGAGCACCTCCGGGGTGAGACGCTCGTCGGCCAGGTAGGTCGCGGCGTCGGAGGCACGGTCGAGCTGCAGGGCGAGCCGACGGCGGCCCTCGACGGCGGCCTCGGCACCCAGTGCGGTGAGCTCGGTGCCGTGTCGGGACAGCGCGGTGACGTCGGCGTCGGCGTAGGCACCGGCGACCGGCGCGAACGGCAGCCCGCGGGACACGTCCCGCAGCCGGTGCAGGGTCTCCCGCGCGAGCTGCGCCGGCGGGTCCTCCGGGTCGACCAGCCGGGTCTCGCTGGACCCGTCGGGCCGCCGCGTGACCGCCGTGAAGCCGTCGGCGCGATCGCGCAGGTCCTCGGCCAGCGCGACCGACGGGGCGAGCACCACCGGTGGGTCGGTGCGCCGCTCGAGCGTGGCGAGCAGGACGTCGAGGCGCTCACCGGGTTCGATGGCCCGGTCGACGCCCTCCTCGTAGGTGCCGTTGGCGCCCTGCCAGGGGCGGTCGCCCACCGGCCACACCAGGCTCGTCAGCAGGGGGTCGGTCACCGGCTGCGGGAGCCACACGACGGCGGTGTGGACCTCGGCGAGCACGTCCGTGCCGCGTGCCACGGCGATCCCGAGCGGGTAGACGCCGCCGCCGTCCCAGTCGACGTCGTCGACCTCCACGGCCACCTGGACCCCGGCGATCGCGTCCGGTGCGATCGCGTCACCGGACCGGATCGGCTCGTCGTGCAGGACCTGCTGCGGCTCGGTGTCCGGGCCGTCGCCCAGCGCGTCGTGCAGTTGGCCACGCGAGCGGACCGGGGCGTGCAGTTCGACGATCAGGCGGAGTTGGTCGAGGGGTTGGTCTCCGGTGTTCTCGACCAGGACCCGCAGCAGCAACTCGTCCTCGGTCCCGGGTGCGTGCGTGCGCGGGTCGAGTCGGGACGTGTCAACCACGGCCGTGCCCGGACCGAGCACACCGGTCAGCTCCGACACGGTCACCTGCAGGTCGCTCACCGGCTCGGTCGCCGACTGTGCGGTCGCCGGCGCTGGCGCCGGCAACGCGAGCGCGGCGAGCAGCCCGAACGTGGCCAGCCAGGCCCGCCGGCCGTGGCGGCGCGGGGCCGCGGCCGGTCCGCGGCGTCCGCGTTGGGTCACCGGTCGGCTCCCAGGTCGACGGTACGCACCGGTTGGACCAGCGCCGGTCGGGTCGCCGCGGCGGCCTCGACGAGCTTGCGCTCGTTGCGGTGGGCGAGTCGGACCAGCGCGACGTCGACCGGCACCCACTCGACGTGCTCGGCCTCGTCGTCGCGGGCACCGGCGGCGAGGCCGTCCCACCACATGAAGAAGTAGTGCACGAACTTGTGGTAACGGATCTGGTCGGGACGCCACACGAACCAGTAGTCGATCGTCCCGAGCAGCGGCCCGAGGATGGCCCCGTGGCCGGTCTCCTCACGCACTTCGCGCAGGGCGGCCTCCTCGTCGGTCTCGCCCGCCTCGATGCCGCCCTTGGGTAGGGTCCACTGCGGCTTGCCGGCCGCGTTGCGCCGGGCGATGAGCAGGACCCAACGCCGGCCGTCGGGCCGGTCGTCGCACACCACGCCACCCGCCGAGGTGGCGCGGCGCGTGGGATACCTGGGCATGGACCGAGGGTAGCGAGCCGGGCGTCACCCGGACCGGGGGCGGACGACGACCGGTCACCACGACCAGACAGGACGGGCCCGACGATGCGTGCACTGGTCCAGCGGGTCACCGAGGCATGGGTCACCTCCGCGCCGACGCGCGGGGAGACGCACGAGGAGGTCGGTCGCATCGGCCGGGGACTGCTCGTGCTGCTCGGCGTCACCGACGCCGACGACCCCGCCGTCGCGCGACGGATGGCGGACAAGCTGTGGCACCTGCGCGTGTTCGAGGACGACGCGGGGGCGATGAACCGCAGCGCGGCCGATGTCGGGGGCGCACTGCTCGTGGTGAGCCAGTTCACCCTCTACGGCGACGCGCGCAAGGGCCGTCGACCGTCCTTCGTGGCGGCCGCTCGGCCGGAGCACGCCGAGCCGCTCGTCGAGGCGGTGGCGGACCGTCTGCGCGAGGCGGGGGCGACGGTGGCGAGCGGCCGGTTCCGTACGCACATGCAGGTCGGCCTGGTCAACGACGGGCCCGTGACCCTGCTGGTCGAGCTCGACACCTGAGCGACACGCACGGGCGACATCCGACCCCGGGAACCTGCCGCCGCTGCGGCGCGGCGTCCACACGACGCGCCGCAGCGCGGCGCACGGGTGCCGCACGTGTGCTCGATCCGGCGGGAGCGCGGCCGACGGGGTCCTGCGACCGGCCGGCACGCCGCCGGCAGCTTCGCACCGGCGTCCGCCGTGAGGAAGGGACGGGCCGTTGTCGTCCGTCGAGGTGTACCTGCGCCGACTCACCGAGCTCGGCGGGTCCGACCTGCACCTGAAGGCCGGTGGTCCGGCCTACGTGCGCGTCGACGGGGAACTGCAGCCGCTCCCGGACCTGCCGGTCCTGGCGCCCGAGGACACCGAGCGGATGGCGCAGGAGCTGATGGACGCCCGTGTCCGCGGCGTCTTCGAGGCCGCCCGGGAGGTCGACTTCGCCCACTCGGTGGCGGGCCTGGGACGTTTCCGCCTCAACGCGTTCCGCCAGCGCGGCTCGGTCGGGCTGGTGTGCCGGCGGGTGCTGCCGGCGGCGTCCGACGTCACGGGACTCGGCCTGCCCCCGGTGGTCCGCACGCTGGCGGAGCAACGCCGCGGGCTGGTGCTCGTGACCGGACCGACCGGGTCGGGCAAGACGACCACGACCGCCGCCATGCTCGCCCACATCAACGCCACCCGCCGCTGTCACGTGGTGACCCTGGAGGATCCGATCGAGGTCCTGCACCGCGACCGCCTCGCGATCATCGACCAACGCGAGGTCGGCGTCGACACCGCCGACTTCGCCAGCGGGATGCGGGCGGTGTCCCGCCAGGACCCCGACGTCATCTTCATCGGGGAGTTGCGCGACCTCGAGACCGTCACGGCCGCGCTGCAGGCGGCGGAGACCGGTCACCTCGTGATCTCGACCCTGCACACCACCGACGCCCGGGAGACGATCGACCGGGTGGTCGACCTGTTCCCGCCGATGCAGCAGCACCAGGCCCGCTGGTCGCTGGCCAGCTCGCTGCGGGGCATCGTCGGGCAACGGCTGGTCCCGCGCGCCAACGGCGGCGGCCGGCTGGCGGTCGTCGAGGTCCTGGTGATGACCAGTCGCATCTTCGAGTTCGTGACCGACCCCGAACAGCTGTCCCGGCTGACCGAGGCGATCGCGGAGGGCGGCTACTACGGCATGCAGACCTTCGACCAGCACCTGCTCCACCTGCTGCGCTCCGGTGAGATCGCCCTGCGCGACGCGCTGGCCGCCGCCAGCGACCCGCACGACTTCCGCGTCGCGTTGCGCGGGGCGGGGCTGGCGACGGCCTGACTGCGCGCCGACCGGTGGCCCGGACGACTCACGGGTGCTCGACGTCGACGACCACCCGCTGGGGACCGGCGAGGCGATCGACGGTGAACGGTGTCGTCGCGGTCGTGCCGACGAAGATCTGGTGGCGCCCCTCGAAGACGCCGCTGTCGACCACCTCGATGATCGCGTCCCCGGTCAGACCGATGGTCTCGCCGTCCCAGGGCTCCTGTTCGCTCTCGGTCGGGTACCGCACCCCGATCAGGACCACCTCGAGCACCGCGTCGCCGGCCACCTCGACCAGGTTGCCGCTGCCGTGCTGCCGGGCTTCGTCGACGTAGCGCACCAACCAACCGACGTGACGGTCGTCGTCACCGATGGTGAACACGGCGCGGTCGTAGGTGGCGTGGGCCCCCAGCGCGACCTGCGTCACGGTGCCCTGGCTGACCTCGGCCGGGGTGTAGGCGATGGGCATCATCCAGCCGTCGGTCACGAGGAAGTCGAGGCTGCGGGCCACGAAGCTCGCCATCTGCCCGCGGTTGGTCGTCGCGCCCGGACCGAAGCTGCCGTCGGTGCGTCCCTGCACGACCCCGATGGCGGCGAGCCGCTCGATGTCGGGCCGGTGGGTGCCGTGCACGTCGCCGAAGACCCCGTCGGCGCGCGCGAGCACCTCGCCGGTGGCGGTCTGCAGTGCGCGCGTCAGCAGTGCCGACATCTGGGCCCGCGTGACCGGTGCTCCGGGTCGGAAGGTCCCGTCGTCGTAGCCGGCCACGATGCCGGCGGCGTGCAGCGTCCTGACATTGCGACGGTGCACCTCGCTGATCCGGTCGTGGTCGGTGAACGGTTCTCCGGCCGTGGGCGCGGGGAGTTCATAGGTGGCGGC
Coding sequences:
- a CDS encoding RNA polymerase sigma factor, giving the protein MNGPLAEHSDEAVLARFNDAALPAGPREAAFTELVHRYQRRVFAVCLQVLGAPSDAEDAAQETFVRLARGAAGFRGDAKLSTWLYRVARNVCTDHVRYDARRPSTPVDDVAAVGGDRAAEDVLTARETASTLQTALAELDATSRRLLLLVAVEGLTYAEAAAAADLPVGTVKSRVSRARVRLGELLREEPDPRSPAARAADDAPADRRPPASDLQTRGPPA
- a CDS encoding protein kinase domain-containing protein, which gives rise to MVQQQRPERADPATHEDGDAPTVTGAASFDDVRAVATNGGGVVAPGEHRPWPDRSHVGGRYHLEEPIASGGAAIVWRAFDENLSRSVAIKLLHPHHATDPTVVERFERESRAAAQLNHPNAVRIYDTGRDDELVYLVMEHVDGPSLRDVLRDHGRLDPLVVAAIGEQVAAALGEAHAHGLVHRDVKPANILLASDGTVKVTDFGIAKALSGADATLTSPGTVVGTAAYVAPEQLEDANVDARADIYALGVVLYECLTGRPAFSGDTPTATAAMRLSYELMPPRQLVADVPRGLDDVVVRATRRDRVERYDDGATMAAALGELVPVKPSEVTAGLLADAQGREPSDPLPDDHRFSGPIPGTRREYATRLATAVTTSVVLTLVAVFVALSLRGGERPETAAAVEWRPTSAVVLDPSSPGAGDNAGEASRAIDGDLQTAWSTSTYADEGFEGLKEGVGLVIDLGEPVEVRNVVVQLVRGGVDVELYAAAELPPLEQGPTAWGNYRAAQADIRASQPFQLSPTNERYWLLWITGLSPNASGQFTAEISEVQFLGPS
- a CDS encoding DUF6049 family protein, with amino-acid sequence MTQRGRRGPAAAPRRHGRRAWLATFGLLAALALPAPAPATAQSATEPVSDLQVTVSELTGVLGPGTAVVDTSRLDPRTHAPGTEDELLLRVLVENTGDQPLDQLRLIVELHAPVRSRGQLHDALGDGPDTEPQQVLHDEPIRSGDAIAPDAIAGVQVAVEVDDVDWDGGGVYPLGIAVARGTDVLAEVHTAVVWLPQPVTDPLLTSLVWPVGDRPWQGANGTYEEGVDRAIEPGERLDVLLATLERRTDPPVVLAPSVALAEDLRDRADGFTAVTRRPDGSSETRLVDPEDPPAQLARETLHRLRDVSRGLPFAPVAGAYADADVTALSRHGTELTALGAEAAVEGRRRLALQLDRASDAATYLADERLTPEVLDLVPGDQVLVPTSAVADRTGEEVTALAPLRSNSGRLFTAIVADRQIGAWLASPPSGAGPVVDAQRILAETAQAWFQAPGATGRSLLLLPPDDWAPSAETAERLLDALETAPWAQLTSPGHQAALGRQAATPVRLHGTTAVSLDPALAASLSETVAELSALETALPDDADTADGRTPSELHDVLLRSTSATNLDNGGTAGEALVRDVRRTIEETFGDVVVASGSRVTLTSDTGQIPVTLQRTRGGPIAVRVEVASQGRLVWPDGQRSEVIELTEGAAQTVSFATRALSTGTFSVAVRVTDPTGTHTLERTTLSVRSAAISGPALAATGGAVLLLLLAGALRRRRPRPPRLAVVEPPPDPVKHGERT
- a CDS encoding NUDIX hydrolase, whose product is MPRYPTRRATSAGGVVCDDRPDGRRWVLLIARRNAAGKPQWTLPKGGIEAGETDEEAALREVREETGHGAILGPLLGTIDYWFVWRPDQIRYHKFVHYFFMWWDGLAAGARDDEAEHVEWVPVDVALVRLAHRNERKLVEAAAATRPALVQPVRTVDLGADR
- the dtd gene encoding D-aminoacyl-tRNA deacylase, with protein sequence MRALVQRVTEAWVTSAPTRGETHEEVGRIGRGLLVLLGVTDADDPAVARRMADKLWHLRVFEDDAGAMNRSAADVGGALLVVSQFTLYGDARKGRRPSFVAAARPEHAEPLVEAVADRLREAGATVASGRFRTHMQVGLVNDGPVTLLVELDT
- a CDS encoding type IV pilus twitching motility protein PilT; its protein translation is MSSVEVYLRRLTELGGSDLHLKAGGPAYVRVDGELQPLPDLPVLAPEDTERMAQELMDARVRGVFEAAREVDFAHSVAGLGRFRLNAFRQRGSVGLVCRRVLPAASDVTGLGLPPVVRTLAEQRRGLVLVTGPTGSGKTTTTAAMLAHINATRRCHVVTLEDPIEVLHRDRLAIIDQREVGVDTADFASGMRAVSRQDPDVIFIGELRDLETVTAALQAAETGHLVISTLHTTDARETIDRVVDLFPPMQQHQARWSLASSLRGIVGQRLVPRANGGGRLAVVEVLVMTSRIFEFVTDPEQLSRLTEAIAEGGYYGMQTFDQHLLHLLRSGEIALRDALAAASDPHDFRVALRGAGLATA
- a CDS encoding S-layer homology domain-containing protein, which produces MRSHERHRRGQGAARRAGVLAAGLALASAPLAAAGAQPMPFDRGIDRACTPGAQQPERFDDIGPDTTHGGAVNCLAAYNIVQGRGEPAGGYDPGGTVSRQQMASFVVGMLSQLPAATYELPAPTAGEPFTDHDRISEVHRRNVRTLHAAGIVAGYDDGTFRPGAPVTRAQMSALLTRALQTATGEVLARADGVFGDVHGTHRPDIERLAAIGVVQGRTDGSFGPGATTNRGQMASFVARSLDFLVTDGWMMPIAYTPAEVSQGTVTQVALGAHATYDRAVFTIGDDDRHVGWLVRYVDEARQHGSGNLVEVAGDAVLEVVLIGVRYPTESEQEPWDGETIGLTGDAIIEVVDSGVFEGRHQIFVGTTATTPFTVDRLAGPQRVVVDVEHP